Proteins from a genomic interval of Streptococcus sp. D7B5:
- a CDS encoding LysM domain-containing protein yields MSLTTKKIKTTIAGVAALLAFFAPSLASAQETVTYTVKSGDTLSEIAEKYNTTVEKLAAKNNIKDIHLIYVDQVLVIEGTAPSTATATAAASTTTYEAPAAAEETAEEVTETTTYEAPATPAVPAAESNTAAASTVSGSEAEAKEWIAQKESGGSYTATNGRYIGRYQLTDSYLNGDYSAENQERVADAYVAGRYGSWTAAKNFWLNNGWY; encoded by the coding sequence ATGTCATTAACAACTAAAAAAATTAAAACAACTATCGCAGGAGTAGCAGCTTTGCTTGCTTTCTTTGCTCCATCACTTGCATCTGCCCAAGAAACTGTAACTTACACAGTTAAATCAGGTGATACTCTTTCAGAAATCGCTGAGAAGTACAACACAACTGTTGAAAAATTGGCAGCAAAAAACAACATCAAAGATATTCACCTTATCTATGTTGACCAAGTTTTGGTTATCGAAGGAACAGCTCCATCGACAGCAACTGCAACCGCTGCAGCTTCAACAACAACTTATGAAGCACCAGCAGCTGCGGAAGAAACTGCAGAAGAAGTAACTGAAACAACAACCTATGAAGCGCCAGCTACACCAGCGGTTCCAGCAGCAGAAAGCAACACTGCAGCAGCTTCTACTGTAAGTGGTTCTGAAGCAGAAGCCAAAGAATGGATCGCTCAAAAAGAATCAGGTGGTAGCTACACTGCTACAAACGGACGTTACATCGGACGTTACCAATTGACAGATTCATACTTGAACGGTGACTACTCAGCTGAAAACCAAGAACGTGTAGCAGATGCCTACGTTGCAGGACGTTATGGTTCATGGACAGCTGCCAAGAACTTCTGGCTTAAC
- the sdaAA gene encoding L-serine ammonia-lyase, iron-sulfur-dependent, subunit alpha encodes MFYSIKELVEQADLDFQGNVAELMIATEYQLSGRERPEVLLLMERNLEVMKASVELGLSKNKSRSGLTGGDAAKLDRHLKSGKALSDFTILSAARNAIAVNEHNAKMGLVCATPTAGSAGCLPAVLTAAIQKLDLSHEEQLDFLFAAGAFGLVIANNASISGAEGGCQAEVGSASAMSAAALTLAAGGTPYQASQAIAFVIKNMLGLICDPVAGLVEVPCVKRNAMGASFAFIAADMALAGIESKIPVDEVIDAMYQVGSSLPTAFRETAEGGLAATPTGRRLQKEIFGE; translated from the coding sequence ATGTTTTATTCTATCAAAGAATTGGTCGAGCAGGCGGATCTAGACTTCCAAGGAAATGTCGCAGAACTCATGATTGCGACAGAATATCAACTAAGCGGTCGGGAACGGCCAGAAGTTCTCCTCCTCATGGAACGCAATCTAGAAGTCATGAAAGCCTCTGTCGAGCTCGGTCTCAGTAAAAATAAATCCCGTAGTGGCCTAACGGGTGGAGACGCGGCCAAACTAGACCGCCATCTCAAAAGTGGCAAGGCCTTGTCGGACTTTACCATCCTATCAGCAGCCCGTAATGCCATCGCGGTCAATGAACACAATGCGAAGATGGGCTTGGTCTGTGCCACTCCAACCGCAGGAAGTGCTGGCTGTCTGCCAGCCGTTCTCACTGCTGCTATCCAAAAACTTGACCTCAGCCACGAAGAACAGTTAGATTTCCTCTTTGCTGCTGGTGCCTTTGGATTGGTTATCGCAAACAATGCCTCTATCTCGGGTGCTGAAGGTGGCTGTCAGGCCGAAGTCGGCTCTGCCTCCGCCATGAGTGCCGCAGCCTTGACTTTGGCCGCAGGTGGAACGCCCTATCAGGCTAGCCAAGCCATCGCCTTTGTCATTAAAAATATGCTAGGTCTCATCTGTGACCCTGTTGCTGGTTTGGTTGAAGTTCCCTGTGTCAAACGAAATGCCATGGGAGCTAGCTTTGCCTTTATCGCGGCTGATATGGCCTTGGCAGGTATCGAATCTAAGATCCCTGTCGATGAAGTTATCGATGCCATGTACCAAGTCGGATCAAGTCTTCCAACTGCCTTTCGTGAAACGGCCGAGGGTGGACTCGCCGCCACACCTACTGGTCGCCGCCTACAAAAAGAAATCTTCGGAGAATAA
- the sdaAB gene encoding L-serine ammonia-lyase, iron-sulfur-dependent subunit beta: MHSLRFQSVFDIIGPVMIGPSSSHTAGAVRIGKIVSSIFDDTPTEVEFQLFNSFAKTYRGHGTDLALVAGILGMDTDDPDIPNSLEIAHKRGIKIVWTIQKDSNAPHPNTTKITVKNEHKSISVTGISIGGGNIQVTELNGFAVSLNMNTPTIIIVHQDVPGMIAHVTEALSRFDINIAQMNVTREKAGEKAIMIIEVDSRSCEEAIEEIRKIPHLHNVNFFK, encoded by the coding sequence ATGCACTCACTTCGTTTTCAATCTGTCTTTGACATTATCGGACCAGTTATGATTGGCCCATCAAGTAGCCATACTGCTGGAGCTGTTCGCATCGGGAAAATCGTCTCTTCCATCTTTGATGATACGCCGACAGAAGTCGAATTCCAATTATTTAACTCATTTGCCAAAACCTACCGTGGTCATGGAACGGACCTTGCTCTCGTCGCTGGTATATTAGGTATGGATACAGACGATCCCGACATTCCAAATAGCCTAGAGATTGCCCATAAACGCGGTATCAAGATTGTCTGGACCATTCAGAAAGACAGCAACGCTCCTCATCCTAACACCACTAAAATTACTGTGAAGAATGAACACAAGTCCATCAGTGTGACAGGAATTTCCATCGGTGGGGGAAATATCCAGGTTACGGAGCTTAACGGCTTTGCTGTCTCTCTCAACATGAACACACCAACCATTATTATCGTGCATCAGGATGTTCCGGGTATGATTGCCCATGTTACTGAAGCCCTCTCTCGTTTTGATATCAATATCGCTCAGATGAATGTGACTCGAGAAAAAGCTGGAGAAAAAGCCATCATGATTATCGAAGTCGATAGTCGAAGTTGCGAAGAGGCGATTGAAGAAATCCGAAAAATCCCTCATCTCCACAATGTCAATTTCTTTAAGTAG